A segment of the Neoarius graeffei isolate fNeoGra1 chromosome 5, fNeoGra1.pri, whole genome shotgun sequence genome:
AATCATGCAAAGTGGACAAAGCTGTAACATTTACTAAAAATCCCGATAACTGCaactatttaaaaaagaaaaaataaatcccTAAACACCATAGAAAACAATTCTAAATGAAATAAGCAAAATAACACGTCATATTCCTGTGCCCAGGGCTAGATCATCTTAGGTGTTATTCAGTTTGCTCACCCAAGTACAGTGAATATTTTTGTGAACACCAGTTGTGATTGCAACGAATTGAGCCTGCACTTCATTTCGACCAGACTAGTTCATCCACACAAAACATTTAGCATGTCTCGACACTATTTTGTGTTATTTCAGACAGGTAATTGAACATACAGACAAAATAACTGATcaaaaaacacaccaaaaaaaaaaaacccacccatacTACCAAAGAATAAGATTGTTGCTATGTCAGGTTTAAATATTTACCTCCGCAAATACATCCTACATAACTAATAAAACAAGTCATACAGCATCAAAGCCTATTACagggagggaaagaaaagaatTATGTAAAGACATTTCAGGAAAAGACCAACAGTTTTACTCATTGTTTGCAGGTTTTAACAGTCAAGAGAAAGACTTCGTCTTTGCAGTCCTAGAGCAAGCCTTTTGCTTTCATTCAGCTTCGTTAAAAGTAATTAATTACAAATGTTAAGAAGGCAATGTACACAATGACAAATTTAAGAAGTTCTTCAGTATGTACAAATACAATTAACAATCGTCAAGTAATCTGCATTTTAATAGCGCACAAGTGACCGTCTTGTGACCCTGAGACATGTATGGCAGATTCAAAGCAAACCAACAAGAGAACGCTCGACTGTTTTTCTGCACTACAATGCAATACGAAAATTCCTgctaccattaaaaaaaaaaaaaaaaagctgtacacACCCTAGCATACACTGCAGATAACACAACCTCATCCAACTTCATACTGGTATATACTATGTGatccccccccctttttaaaaatattttccataaggtttgtttttaaatatatCTTACATATTTGGAAATGTACTACTAAAGGCTTTTAGTGACAAGACTTAAAATATTGTAGCAAAAGGAATTTTTCTGAAATAGAACATCACATCAATTTGCTCTGAAACAAAAAACAGCTGATGAAAAAATAAAATTGCCATGAACATTGTTATATCTGAAGCAAGTGGGCACAGGATGATACAATTCCTGCATGTCCACTGAAATACAACAtgcaaaagacaacaaaaaaaaaaaaaaacgactttcACACTACACGAGGCTCTGTTTGTGACGATTAAAATAAAAGTTGTTGTTGTCAGCTCCAGGTAGAACCAGAGCTAAACAGATCCTGATTTGGACAGGCGCTCAAGCAGATTGGTACCTGCACTGGAGTAAAGTGACCTATGCTATTGAATCTGAAGGATCCCACTGTgtctatgtaagaaagactaactTCTAGCACAGAGctgggaagaaagagagagaattatTTGGGGGAGCACAGTGGCAACGGTCTCAGTAGTTGTACTGCCTCTGCCCGGGCTGGTGGACATGACCTGCGGTAGCTTTGGCCTTCCTTGCTCCCCCAACACGGAGCAGATTCAGGCGGCGCAGCGCGTTACGGGACAGCTGCTGGCGCTGCACATTGTCCCGAATCCTCTGAGCCAGGCGCCCATTTTTGGCCTGCTTCAGGAAGCTGGCACGTGTGGCGTTGAAAGCGGCTGCATAGTAGCCAGTACCGTGACTGGGTCTGCACTGAACTTCAGACCTGCACAAGGAACAAGAGCACACTATTTACACCAAGCCAGCCACGTAGCAATAATCACTTAGATGACTGTTATAGTAGACATTTCAAAAAACACTTTCACTAGTTGAGTGAGAAGTGCCATTTCGGAGGCAGTACTGCCTACAGTACCTTGCATAAGGATTCACCCCTTGACCTTTTCATAATTTTGTGTAGATTCATGACATAGTCCCAGttaagtccatttcagttccatGTTGCAACCtaatgtggaaaagttcaagggggatgaatgcttAAGCACGGCTCTGCATCCATCTTTAAAATAAAGCCAAAATCAAAAAGCACTGCATATAGTCTTCTCAGCATTATTTTTCTCCCTCGTTATACATTTCTATCTACTGTACTGCAACAAAGAAGTACATTTAACTTTCTAGGTAGCTATGCGAGTCAACTCAAGCttttaaaaaaaccctgaaagcTGGTTAAGTTACCTGAGGATGCTGGGTTCACAGGCGTTTTCCTTCAGCTGGCGTTGGTGTGAGCTATGCACAGCATAGACAGACATGCTGGGGTGCTCGATGAGCAGGTTCTCCAGAGGACTGGTCTCCAGAATCACTGGACCTCTTCCTCCAGCTGTGAAGCAGGGCGGTGGCGTGATAAACCAGCCGTCCTCCAGACCGCACTCTTCCTCCATGTGCAAGAATCCTCGGTCCTCGGAGTCCGTGTCCGCCGCCGAGTCCAGAGAGGAGCAGGAGGAGCAGCGCACAGGGCAGTCAGGAGCATCTCTGTTCTCCGAGCAGACGTTTATCAACTCGTCCTCACACGCACTGGAGCAAGCTTCAGCTAGAGGATCACACAATGGAGATCAATATTTACACTCTTCAATAaggatcttttaaaaaaaaaaaaagcatgccaaAACACTTCATCGAGGAATGGGATTTGTGAAGTATCCATCCAAAAAAAAGAGAACAAATCAAGTAAACTCAAGGTAGACGTTTGTGTCGTCAACAACCCCAGTGCAGAGGCATGTTGTTTTCATAGTTCACTGCTATTTTTGCTTTTGGCAGTCAATGGTGTAAACAATGGGAACCTGATAGGGATAATTACATGGCATGACCTGTAGAGGGCGCAATATACAGGATATCTAAGCTCAGTCAGTCAAACAATAAAGGCTTTCAGTGAAACATTTGTAGAGTAATCCTATTACAAGACTCAAAAATAAACTGAAGGATGACAAATAACAggaaaacccccccccccaattaattTTTAATCACTGTCTAAAAAGTTACGCATTAAATATGTCGTAATGTCTGAACACAATTTTGCTCGTCCTACTTgtgtgtggggtcgctgccaCATCCTCGACAGGTCATATTAATTGGGAGCATAGTTTTTACGCTgggtgcccttcctgccacaaccctcctgtTTCCGGGCTTGGGGTCAACAATTCACTCACATAttaacacctatgggcaattcagagtagccagttaaaggggaactgaaggcaaattttttatcatcaaaattctatttctcattttataaaatataggaatgcatttctgacagctgttttgtcactgctatagcaagttatgagtgtttgaaatatgctgtgtaatatatcagtccatatgtcaaagcagtggccataaacaagatttgctgagacctgtgcgagacttcataggacggaattaaaacgtacagtggaaatcaaagtgaccaacatctgccaacgtcgtcaaaagacgtgcgcgccctcctttaaatgctgacgtaatcaggccggaagttttccctgtgtccgaaatcgctccctactcactatatagggcgctctatatgatagatagatagatagatagatagatagatagatagatagatagatagatagatagatagatagatagatagatagatagatagatagatagatagatagatagatagatagatagatagatagatagatagatagatagatagatagatagatagatagatagatagatagatagatagatagatagatagatagatagatagatagatagatagatagatagatagatagatagatagatagatagatagatagatagatagatagatagatagatagatagatagatagatagatagatagatagatagatagatagatagatagatagatagatagatagatagatagatagatagatagatagatagatagatagatagatagatagatagatagatagatagatagatagatagatagatagatagatagatagatagatagatagatagatagatagatagatagatagatagatagatagatagatagatagatagatagatagatagatagatagatagatagatagatagatagatagatagatagatagatagatagatagatagtggggacgccattttgtagtgc
Coding sequences within it:
- the tp53inp1 gene encoding tumor protein p53-inducible nuclear protein 1, which translates into the protein MFQRFTSILFGDALEEAGECPADVGFNRNEDDEDWILVDYLAEACSSACEDELINVCSENRDAPDCPVRCSSCSSLDSAADTDSEDRGFLHMEEECGLEDGWFITPPPCFTAGGRGPVILETSPLENLLIEHPSMSVYAVHSSHQRQLKENACEPSILRSEVQCRPSHGTGYYAAAFNATRASFLKQAKNGRLAQRIRDNVQRQQLSRNALRRLNLLRVGGARKAKATAGHVHQPGQRQYNY